One Agrococcus jenensis genomic region harbors:
- a CDS encoding PadR family transcriptional regulator produces MHGSFAGGGYAGPRGFGDGRPGAGVWEAMEQLRTAFERRGGTRMGRGDVRAAVLALLAERPMHGYQIIQEIEERSGGAWKPSPGSVYPTLQLLADEGLISAEEANGRKTYALTEGGRAEADAADRQAPWLATSERESGFSALPKAGMELAQAAAQVGRTGSPEQVHQAVAALDEARRRLYSILAQD; encoded by the coding sequence ATGCACGGTTCATTCGCAGGCGGAGGCTACGCCGGCCCTCGGGGCTTCGGCGACGGCAGGCCCGGCGCTGGCGTGTGGGAGGCGATGGAGCAGCTGCGCACCGCGTTCGAGCGGCGCGGCGGCACCCGGATGGGTCGCGGCGACGTGCGCGCGGCCGTGCTCGCGCTGCTCGCAGAGCGCCCCATGCACGGCTACCAGATCATCCAGGAGATCGAGGAGCGCAGCGGCGGCGCGTGGAAGCCGAGCCCCGGCTCGGTCTACCCGACGCTGCAGCTGCTCGCCGACGAGGGGCTGATCAGCGCCGAGGAGGCGAACGGTCGCAAGACCTACGCGCTCACGGAGGGCGGCAGGGCCGAGGCGGATGCCGCCGACCGGCAGGCGCCCTGGCTCGCGACGAGCGAGCGGGAGAGCGGGTTCTCGGCGCTGCCGAAGGCCGGCATGGAGCTCGCGCAGGCGGCCGCGCAGGTGGGCCGCACGGGCTCGCCCGAGCAGGTGCACCAGGCGGTGGCCGCGCTCGACGAGGCGCGCCGTAGGCTCTACTCCATCCTCGCTCAGGACTGA
- a CDS encoding RNA degradosome polyphosphate kinase produces MTDGIATDTGLSGDESRLDRRRTARTLEDEQSFHDANAADFDDYDAELDWSAELQGGETDDGLPADRFLDRELSWLAFNERVLEMAEDPRTPLLERANFLAIFASNMDEFFMVRVAGLKRRIATGLAVPTNVGIAPAELLAQIVQRAHELQLRHARAARGSFEPELDAAGISVVAWHQLTPEEQEAMSARFEAEIFPVLMPLAVDPAHPFPYISGLSLNLAVRVRVPGEPEDQFARLKVPAVLPRFVELPRSGQSQRFLTLEELIANNLDEVFSGMEIVEHHAFRVTRNEDVTIDEDDTENLIKALEHELSRRKFGPPIRLEVSEDIDDDTYALLVDELGITEREVYKLPGLLDLSGLFQLAGLDRPDLHYTKRVPVTAAAFLPTDQDERADFFQAITRKDVLVHHPYESFATSVQALLEQAADDPDVLAIKQTLYRTSGDSPVVAALIRAAAAGKQVLALVEVKARFDEQANIRWARQLERAGVHVVYGIVGLKTHCKLMMIVRRENGRLRNYCHIGTGNYNPKTSRIYEDFGLFTDNDQVGRDITRLFNELSGYAKEKSFQRLLVAPRHLRKGLLQRIERETRAARDGRPARIRLKVNSIVDEQLIDALYRASRAGVDVEIWVRGICSIKPGVPGLSERITIRSIVGRYLEHSRVFAFWNDGDEEVFIGSADMMHRNLDRRVETLIQLTSSEHKRDIQQHFDKAMSPETASWWAEADGTWTRRFYREDGTALDDLHRDRMMQIQRRKRSGR; encoded by the coding sequence ATGACCGACGGCATCGCGACAGACACCGGCCTCTCCGGCGACGAGTCCCGGCTCGACCGCAGGCGCACCGCGCGCACGCTCGAGGACGAGCAGAGCTTCCATGACGCGAACGCCGCCGACTTCGACGACTACGACGCCGAGCTCGACTGGTCGGCCGAGCTGCAGGGCGGCGAGACCGACGACGGCCTCCCCGCCGACCGCTTCCTCGACCGGGAGCTCTCGTGGCTCGCCTTCAACGAGCGCGTGCTCGAGATGGCGGAGGACCCGCGCACGCCGCTGCTCGAGCGCGCCAACTTCCTGGCGATCTTCGCGTCGAACATGGACGAGTTCTTCATGGTGCGCGTCGCCGGCCTCAAGCGGCGCATCGCGACCGGCCTCGCCGTGCCGACCAACGTGGGCATCGCCCCCGCCGAGCTGCTCGCGCAGATCGTGCAGCGCGCACACGAGCTGCAGCTGCGCCACGCGCGCGCCGCCCGCGGCTCGTTCGAGCCCGAGCTCGACGCCGCCGGCATCAGCGTCGTCGCCTGGCACCAGCTCACGCCCGAGGAGCAGGAGGCGATGTCGGCGCGCTTCGAGGCCGAGATCTTCCCGGTGCTCATGCCGCTCGCGGTCGACCCCGCGCACCCCTTCCCCTACATCTCGGGCCTCTCGCTCAACCTGGCCGTGCGGGTGCGCGTGCCGGGCGAGCCCGAGGACCAGTTCGCGCGCCTCAAGGTGCCCGCGGTGCTGCCGCGCTTCGTCGAGCTGCCCCGCTCGGGCCAGTCGCAGCGCTTCCTGACGCTCGAGGAGCTCATCGCGAACAACCTCGACGAGGTGTTCTCAGGGATGGAGATCGTCGAGCACCACGCCTTCCGCGTCACGCGCAACGAGGACGTGACGATCGACGAGGACGACACCGAGAACCTCATCAAGGCGCTCGAGCACGAGCTCTCGCGGCGCAAGTTCGGCCCGCCGATCCGCCTCGAGGTGTCGGAGGACATCGACGACGACACCTACGCGCTGCTCGTCGACGAGCTCGGCATCACCGAGCGCGAGGTCTACAAGCTGCCGGGCCTGCTCGACCTGAGCGGGCTCTTCCAGCTCGCGGGGCTCGACCGGCCCGACCTGCACTACACGAAGCGCGTGCCGGTCACCGCGGCCGCCTTCCTGCCGACCGACCAGGATGAGCGGGCCGACTTCTTCCAGGCCATCACCCGCAAGGACGTGCTCGTCCACCACCCGTACGAGTCGTTCGCGACGAGCGTGCAGGCGCTGCTCGAGCAGGCGGCCGACGACCCCGACGTGCTCGCGATCAAGCAGACGCTCTACCGCACCTCCGGCGACTCCCCCGTGGTCGCGGCGCTCATCCGCGCGGCCGCCGCCGGCAAGCAGGTGCTCGCGCTCGTCGAGGTGAAGGCGCGCTTCGACGAGCAGGCGAACATCCGCTGGGCGCGCCAGCTCGAGCGCGCGGGCGTGCACGTCGTCTACGGCATCGTCGGGCTCAAGACGCACTGCAAGCTCATGATGATCGTGCGGCGCGAGAACGGCCGGCTGCGCAACTACTGCCACATCGGCACGGGCAACTACAACCCGAAGACGAGCCGCATCTACGAGGACTTCGGCCTCTTCACCGACAACGACCAGGTCGGCCGCGACATCACCCGGCTGTTCAACGAGCTCTCCGGCTACGCGAAGGAGAAGTCGTTCCAGCGCCTGCTCGTCGCCCCGCGCCACCTGCGCAAGGGGCTGCTGCAGCGCATCGAGCGCGAGACGCGGGCGGCGCGCGACGGCCGCCCCGCGCGCATCCGGCTCAAGGTCAACTCGATCGTGGACGAGCAGCTCATCGACGCGCTCTACCGCGCGAGCCGCGCCGGCGTCGACGTAGAGATCTGGGTGCGCGGCATCTGCTCGATCAAGCCGGGCGTGCCGGGGCTGAGCGAGCGCATCACGATCCGCTCGATCGTCGGCCGCTACCTGGAGCACTCGCGCGTGTTCGCGTTCTGGAACGACGGCGACGAGGAGGTGTTCATCGGCTCGGCCGACATGATGCACCGCAACCTCGACCGCCGGGTCGAGACGCTCATCCAGCTCACCTCGAGCGAGCACAAGCGCGACATCCAGCAGCACTTCGACAAGGCGATGTCGCCCGAGACCGCGTCGTGGTGGGCGGAGGCCGACGGCACCTGGACGCGCAGGTTCTACCGCGAGGACGGCACAGCGCTCGACGACCTGCACCGCGACCGGATGATGCAGATCCAGCGGCGCAAGCGCTCCGGCCGATGA
- a CDS encoding class I SAM-dependent methyltransferase — protein MAKPRGRITRGTTGVNRLRRVDRWIAAQPAARVPGALVVDLGYGASATTSLELHERLARGNQGVEVLGLEIDPARVALATAELALAREAGPTRYGRAIAPDARVAFALGGFEVPTPRAPQVIRAMNVLRQYDEHEVAGHWATMRARLAPSGLLVEGTSNELGRVCAWVALDPTGPRSLTIALKVDELGTDAMPAPSVVAERLPKALIHRNVPGERVHALLVDLDRAWASDAPLADFGAGQRWQSTVRRMRDAGWPVADRPSRWRLGELTVAWDAVAPLP, from the coding sequence GTGGCCAAGCCGAGGGGGCGCATCACGCGCGGGACGACGGGCGTCAACCGACTGCGCCGGGTCGACCGCTGGATCGCCGCGCAGCCCGCGGCGCGCGTGCCCGGCGCGCTCGTCGTCGACCTCGGCTACGGCGCGAGCGCCACGACGAGCCTCGAGCTGCACGAGCGCCTCGCGCGCGGCAACCAGGGGGTCGAGGTGCTGGGCCTCGAGATCGACCCGGCGCGCGTCGCCCTCGCGACCGCCGAGCTCGCGCTCGCCCGCGAGGCCGGACCGACGCGCTACGGCCGCGCGATCGCGCCGGATGCCCGGGTGGCGTTCGCGCTCGGCGGCTTCGAGGTGCCCACGCCGCGGGCGCCCCAGGTCATCCGCGCGATGAACGTGCTGCGGCAGTACGACGAGCACGAGGTCGCCGGGCACTGGGCGACCATGCGGGCGCGGCTCGCGCCGAGCGGGCTGCTCGTCGAGGGCACCTCGAACGAGCTCGGCCGCGTCTGCGCGTGGGTCGCGCTCGACCCGACGGGGCCGAGGTCGCTCACGATCGCGCTCAAGGTCGACGAGCTCGGCACCGACGCGATGCCCGCGCCGTCGGTCGTCGCCGAGCGGCTGCCGAAGGCGCTCATCCACCGCAACGTCCCGGGCGAGCGCGTGCACGCGCTGCTCGTCGACCTCGACCGGGCGTGGGCGAGCGATGCGCCGCTCGCCGACTTCGGGGCCGGGCAGCGGTGGCAGTCGACGGTGCGGCGGATGCGCGACGCCGGCTGGCCGGTGGCCGACCGCCCGTCGCGCTGGCGCCTCGGCGAGCTCACGGTCGCCTGGGACGCCGTCGCCCCGCTCCCCTGA
- a CDS encoding NUDIX hydrolase: protein MTAQLPVLAAGALVWRETEGEVRVLLVERTQHRDHSLPKGKLDPGETLPQCAAREIEEETGVRIALGAPLGTTEYRLPDGRDKVVYYWQAFVDEEEAERAPFEPNDEILELLWLPLAAAKARCTYEHDVDVIERFEERLAAGHAHTFPIIALRHAKAANPFNWEGGDASRPLTDRGERQSRAVAPGVAAFGPRRIVTSSAVRCRQTVAPLAALTGIAPRATAEISQESSVDPRAALEARIAKAVRKRRGTVLCSHAPIIPEIVTAVVHAANGLESERTHRASMLHTAEFTVLHVSAGDTPALVALETHAPAEP from the coding sequence ATGACGGCCCAGCTGCCGGTGCTCGCCGCCGGCGCGCTCGTGTGGCGCGAGACGGAGGGCGAGGTGCGCGTGCTGCTCGTCGAGCGCACGCAGCACCGCGACCACTCGCTGCCGAAGGGCAAGCTCGACCCGGGCGAGACGCTGCCGCAGTGCGCGGCGCGCGAGATCGAGGAGGAGACGGGCGTGCGGATCGCGCTCGGGGCCCCGCTCGGCACGACCGAGTACCGGCTCCCGGACGGCCGCGACAAGGTCGTCTACTACTGGCAGGCGTTCGTCGACGAGGAGGAGGCGGAGCGCGCGCCCTTCGAGCCGAACGACGAGATCCTCGAGCTCCTGTGGCTGCCGCTCGCAGCGGCGAAGGCGCGCTGCACCTACGAGCACGACGTGGACGTCATCGAGCGCTTCGAGGAGCGGCTTGCCGCCGGGCACGCGCACACGTTCCCGATCATCGCGCTGCGCCACGCGAAGGCCGCGAACCCCTTCAACTGGGAGGGCGGCGACGCGTCGCGCCCGCTCACCGATCGCGGCGAGCGGCAGTCGCGCGCCGTCGCGCCGGGCGTCGCGGCCTTCGGCCCGCGGCGCATCGTCACGTCGAGCGCCGTGCGCTGCCGGCAGACGGTCGCGCCGCTCGCCGCGCTCACCGGGATCGCGCCGCGCGCGACCGCCGAGATCAGCCAGGAGTCGAGCGTCGACCCGCGCGCCGCGCTCGAGGCCCGCATCGCGAAGGCGGTGCGCAAGCGCCGCGGCACCGTGCTCTGCTCGCACGCGCCGATCATCCCCGAGATCGTCACCGCCGTCGTGCACGCCGCGAACGGCCTGGAGTCGGAGCGCACGCACCGCGCGTCGATGCTCCACACGGCGGAGTTCACGGTGCTGCACGTCAGCGCCGGCGACACGCCCGCGCTCGTCGCGCTCGAGACGCACGCCCCCGCCGAGCCCTGA
- a CDS encoding DapH/DapD/GlmU-related protein, whose amino-acid sequence MITLQEFLAHVRSGALIEAGSPEHAFMHGAAQDALRVTAELNGGYRTPDEVRALLSELTGTEVDPSVTVFPPFSSEFGKNLRLGRDVFINMGCRFQDTGGITIGDGSLIGHGSTLTTLNHGVDPAHRGDMQPAPVVLGRSVWLGASVTVVPGVTIGDGAIVGAGAVVTKDVPANGIVAGVPARLIRMTGFEAAAD is encoded by the coding sequence ATGATCACCCTGCAGGAGTTCCTCGCCCACGTGCGCAGCGGCGCCCTGATCGAGGCTGGCTCGCCCGAGCACGCCTTCATGCACGGCGCCGCTCAGGATGCGCTGCGCGTCACCGCCGAGCTGAACGGCGGCTACCGCACGCCCGACGAGGTGCGCGCCCTGCTGTCCGAGCTGACCGGCACCGAGGTCGACCCGTCGGTGACGGTCTTCCCGCCCTTCTCGAGCGAGTTCGGCAAGAACCTGCGCCTCGGCAGGGACGTCTTCATCAACATGGGCTGCCGCTTCCAGGACACGGGCGGGATCACGATCGGCGACGGCTCGCTCATCGGCCACGGCAGCACGCTGACGACGCTCAACCACGGCGTCGACCCCGCGCACCGCGGCGACATGCAGCCGGCGCCGGTCGTGCTGGGCCGCAGCGTCTGGCTCGGCGCCTCCGTGACCGTCGTGCCGGGCGTGACGATCGGCGACGGCGCGATCGTGGGCGCGGGCGCGGTCGTGACGAAGGACGTGCCCGCGAACGGCATCGTCGCCGGGGTGCCGGCCAGGCTCATCCGCATGACGGGCTTCGAGGCCGCGGCCGACTGA
- a CDS encoding YgfZ/GcvT domain-containing protein, translating into MTAAEALASRIPGAVLGPDGLPLHVGNPVAEQRRLRRDALVLLPRDVLRLTGPDRLPWLDSITSQAVDRLPAGASAETLVLSPEGRIEHALRLRETGDALWIVVDAGAGDALEAWLTRMRFYKEVGIERPEAVVVGAAGEPAGELAWLDGWPEVAPGGVRYGEPTGEPWRWSEAILTPAEADALDPARFVGTLAADALRIAAGRPALAEVDERTIPHELDWLTTAVHLSKGCYRGQETVAKVHNLGAPPRRVVLLHLDGSQNAPVAPGDVVLRGDAEVGAVTSSAMHDELGPIALAVVKRGTPTDEDLAVRSAEGIAVAAGQQVLVPPTAGHAHRPPRLPRLGAVQRPTA; encoded by the coding sequence GTGACCGCCGCCGAGGCGCTCGCGAGCCGGATCCCCGGAGCGGTGCTCGGCCCCGACGGGCTGCCGCTGCACGTCGGCAACCCGGTCGCCGAGCAGCGCCGGCTGCGCCGCGACGCGCTCGTGCTGCTGCCGCGCGACGTGCTGCGGCTCACCGGTCCCGACCGGCTGCCGTGGCTGGACTCCATCACCTCGCAGGCCGTCGACCGACTGCCCGCCGGCGCCTCCGCCGAGACGCTCGTGCTCTCGCCCGAGGGTCGCATCGAGCATGCGCTGCGGCTGCGCGAGACGGGCGACGCGCTGTGGATCGTCGTCGACGCCGGTGCGGGTGACGCGCTCGAGGCCTGGCTCACGCGGATGCGCTTCTACAAGGAGGTCGGCATCGAGCGACCGGAGGCGGTCGTCGTCGGCGCCGCGGGGGAGCCCGCGGGCGAGCTCGCCTGGCTCGACGGCTGGCCCGAGGTCGCGCCCGGCGGTGTGCGCTACGGCGAGCCGACGGGGGAGCCGTGGCGCTGGTCGGAGGCGATCCTGACGCCCGCCGAGGCGGATGCGCTCGACCCGGCGCGCTTCGTCGGCACGCTCGCGGCGGATGCGCTCCGCATCGCCGCCGGGCGCCCGGCGCTGGCCGAGGTCGACGAGCGGACGATCCCGCACGAGCTCGACTGGCTCACCACCGCGGTGCACCTCTCGAAGGGCTGCTACCGCGGCCAGGAGACGGTCGCGAAGGTGCACAACCTCGGCGCCCCGCCGCGCCGCGTCGTGCTGCTGCACCTCGACGGCAGCCAGAACGCGCCCGTCGCACCGGGCGACGTCGTGCTGCGCGGCGACGCGGAGGTCGGGGCGGTGACCTCCTCGGCGATGCACGACGAGCTCGGCCCCATCGCGCTCGCGGTCGTGAAGCGCGGCACCCCGACCGACGAGGACCTCGCGGTGCGGAGCGCCGAGGGCATCGCGGTCGCGGCCGGCCAGCAGGTGCTCGTGCCGCCGACCGCCGGTCACGCGCACCGCCCGCCGCGCCTCCCGCGCCTCGGCGCGGTGCAGCGCCCGACCGCGTAG
- a CDS encoding ABC1 kinase family protein, whose amino-acid sequence MPDAGSTRARYRRILRFAARHLAIMWWFELFLPRIGLARLAARGRSRRMTRFARRFHALAVELGGLMIKVGQFLSSRLDVLPPEITRELEGLQDEAPAVPFAQVRALAEQELGMPLDRAFAWIDETPIAAASLGQAHRARLSALDAADTGITDAVVKVQRPGIEAIVDVDLAALRRVGGWLRRVRIVADRVDAPALVEEFAITSLLEVDYLHEASNAERFTAAFAGDARVRTPEIVWERTSRRVLTLSDVSAIKINDVDGLRAAGIDPSAVASTFAAVMFDQLFSLGFFHADPHPGNLFVTPVVAAPGTAGGADAGQDWRLTFVDFGMMGEVPSGTRRGLRRMLIAAAARDGKGLVEAIQELGALLPTADTAELERAMGHAFARFGGMGFAELRDVDPREFRDFAVEFGELMRSLPFQLPEDFLLIIRAMSLTSGVASNLDPAFNLWDSVEPYAGRLVRDERGSAVRDIAQEVLETAGIVARLPRRVDALITRAEEGRLAISTPRLDRRVARLERAVGRLATAMLFAGLLLAGALLRPDDPELGTALMVASAVPLVLVVVGPILGRRGPD is encoded by the coding sequence ATGCCCGACGCCGGGAGCACGCGCGCCCGCTACCGCCGCATCCTGCGCTTCGCCGCCCGGCATCTCGCGATCATGTGGTGGTTCGAGCTGTTCCTGCCGAGGATCGGGCTCGCCCGCCTCGCGGCGCGCGGCCGGAGCCGCCGGATGACGCGCTTCGCCCGACGCTTCCACGCGCTCGCCGTCGAGCTCGGCGGGCTCATGATCAAGGTCGGCCAGTTCCTGTCGTCGAGGCTCGACGTGCTGCCGCCCGAGATCACCCGCGAGCTCGAGGGGCTGCAGGACGAGGCGCCGGCCGTGCCGTTCGCGCAGGTGCGCGCACTCGCCGAGCAGGAGCTCGGCATGCCGCTCGATCGCGCCTTCGCGTGGATCGACGAGACGCCGATCGCCGCCGCGTCGCTCGGCCAGGCGCACCGCGCGCGCCTGTCGGCGCTCGACGCCGCCGACACCGGCATCACCGACGCGGTCGTGAAGGTGCAGCGGCCCGGCATCGAGGCGATCGTCGACGTCGACCTCGCGGCGCTCCGGCGCGTGGGCGGCTGGCTGCGGCGCGTGCGGATCGTCGCCGACCGCGTCGACGCGCCGGCGCTCGTCGAGGAGTTCGCCATCACGAGCCTGCTCGAGGTCGACTACCTGCACGAGGCCTCGAACGCCGAGCGCTTCACCGCCGCCTTCGCCGGCGACGCCCGCGTGCGGACGCCTGAGATCGTCTGGGAGCGCACGAGCCGCCGCGTGCTGACCCTCTCCGACGTCTCGGCGATCAAGATCAACGACGTCGACGGCCTCCGCGCCGCGGGCATCGACCCGTCAGCGGTCGCCTCGACCTTCGCCGCCGTCATGTTCGACCAGCTCTTCTCGCTCGGCTTCTTCCACGCCGACCCGCATCCGGGCAACCTGTTCGTCACGCCGGTCGTGGCGGCGCCGGGCACCGCAGGCGGTGCGGATGCGGGCCAGGACTGGCGGCTCACGTTCGTCGACTTCGGGATGATGGGCGAGGTGCCGAGCGGCACCCGGCGCGGACTCCGGCGGATGCTCATCGCGGCCGCGGCGCGCGACGGCAAGGGCCTCGTCGAGGCCATTCAGGAGCTCGGTGCGCTGCTGCCCACCGCCGACACCGCGGAGCTCGAACGCGCGATGGGCCACGCCTTCGCCCGCTTCGGCGGCATGGGCTTCGCCGAGCTGCGCGACGTCGACCCGCGCGAGTTCCGCGACTTCGCCGTGGAGTTCGGCGAGCTCATGCGCTCGCTGCCGTTCCAGCTGCCCGAGGACTTCCTGCTCATCATCCGCGCGATGTCGCTCACCTCGGGCGTCGCCAGCAACCTCGATCCCGCGTTCAACCTCTGGGACTCGGTCGAGCCCTATGCAGGCCGGCTGGTGCGCGACGAGCGCGGCAGCGCCGTGCGCGACATCGCGCAGGAGGTGCTCGAGACCGCCGGCATCGTCGCTCGGCTGCCGCGGCGGGTGGATGCGCTCATCACGCGCGCCGAGGAGGGTCGCCTCGCCATCAGCACGCCGCGCCTCGACCGCCGGGTCGCGCGGCTCGAGCGCGCGGTCGGCCGGCTCGCCACGGCGATGCTCTTCGCCGGGCTGCTGCTCGCCGGTGCGCTGCTGCGACCGGACGACCCGGAGCTCGGCACCGCCCTCATGGTCGCGTCGGCAGTGCCGCTCGTGCTCGTCGTGGTCGGTCCGATCCTCGGACGTCGCGGCCCGGACTGA
- a CDS encoding FABP family protein has product MLDLDPTLPAELGPLQWLIGTWEGTGVLSFPVGDRTVEHEFAQRVSFAHHGHPYLAYEAYAWQLDDQLTPLAAESGFWRLARPSADSDAGPGMLPPEGEPAYPDASAVESLRRPDGAFDLQALISHPTGVAELYLGTIAGPRIDLATDAVLRGAGAKEHTASTRMLGLVDQHLLWAWDLAALGQGLESHASARLTRVVPGEANEQ; this is encoded by the coding sequence ATGCTCGACCTCGATCCCACGCTCCCGGCGGAGCTGGGCCCGCTGCAGTGGCTCATCGGCACCTGGGAGGGGACCGGCGTCCTGTCGTTCCCCGTCGGCGACCGCACCGTCGAGCACGAGTTCGCCCAGCGCGTCTCGTTCGCGCACCACGGCCACCCCTACCTCGCCTACGAGGCGTACGCCTGGCAGCTCGACGACCAGCTGACGCCGCTCGCTGCCGAGAGCGGCTTCTGGCGCCTCGCCCGGCCGTCGGCCGATTCGGACGCCGGCCCCGGCATGCTCCCGCCCGAGGGCGAGCCCGCCTACCCCGACGCCTCGGCGGTGGAGTCGCTCCGCCGACCCGACGGCGCCTTCGACCTGCAGGCCCTCATCTCGCACCCGACGGGCGTCGCTGAGCTCTACCTCGGCACGATCGCCGGTCCGCGCATCGACCTCGCGACCGACGCAGTGCTGCGCGGCGCGGGCGCGAAGGAGCACACCGCATCCACCCGCATGCTCGGGCTCGTCGACCAGCACCTGCTGTGGGCGTGGGACCTCGCCGCGCTCGGGCAGGGGCTCGAGAGCCACGCGTCGGCGCGCCTGACGCGCGTCGTGCCCGGCGAGGCGAACGAGCAGTGA
- a CDS encoding response regulator transcription factor, with translation MAHVVIFTRRDRGVLPGLELLEHRVTMLPGTAEAVAHAPDADVVVVDGAAELAAAKQLCRLLERDAAPLLLVLAEGGFAAVTAEWGVTDIVLDSAGPAELEARIRLAITGAKTSGPIVASGLSIDEASYQAKIDGRPIDLTYKEFELLRFLASHPARVFTREQLLSEVWGYDYFGGTRTVDVHVRRLRAKLGDLEGVIGTVRGVGYRFELADE, from the coding sequence ATGGCGCACGTCGTGATCTTCACCCGCCGCGACCGGGGTGTGCTGCCGGGTCTCGAGCTCCTCGAGCACCGCGTGACCATGCTGCCCGGCACGGCGGAGGCGGTCGCGCACGCCCCCGACGCGGACGTCGTGGTGGTCGACGGCGCCGCAGAGCTCGCGGCCGCGAAGCAGCTGTGCCGGCTGCTCGAGCGCGACGCGGCGCCGCTGCTGCTCGTGCTCGCCGAGGGCGGCTTCGCCGCGGTGACCGCCGAGTGGGGCGTCACCGACATCGTCCTCGACTCCGCCGGTCCCGCCGAGCTCGAGGCGCGCATCCGCCTCGCGATCACCGGCGCGAAGACGAGCGGCCCGATCGTGGCGAGCGGCCTCTCGATCGACGAGGCGAGCTACCAGGCGAAGATCGACGGCCGCCCGATCGACCTCACCTACAAGGAGTTCGAGCTGCTGCGCTTCCTCGCATCGCACCCCGCTCGGGTCTTCACGCGCGAGCAGCTGCTGAGCGAGGTGTGGGGCTACGACTACTTCGGCGGCACCCGCACGGTCGACGTGCACGTGCGCCGCCTGCGCGCCAAGCTCGGCGACCTCGAGGGCGTCATCGGCACGGTGCGCGGCGTCGGCTACCGCTTCGAGCTGGCCGACGAGTGA
- the mshD gene encoding mycothiol synthase, translating into MSAIELARALAEACAAHDGVPPFNDQALVELERGERRTIGDADALAVISDRDREVELAVVPDARGQGRGGDLARRVAAELGAFDAWSHGDLPAARAIAASLGMERVRTLLQLRAPVPAADAADDRLPDGVRTFEPPDASALLALNAAAFADHPEQGRMSADDLAARMAEPWHDDANLVVADGEDPSTPGALDAFAWVKPDGDVAELYVLGVSPARQGAGLGRRMLAAAFVRMRALGATTAHLYVEGDNAPALALYDRAGFDRWAIDVRWRHAPFTDG; encoded by the coding sequence GTGAGCGCGATCGAGCTGGCGCGCGCGCTCGCCGAGGCCTGCGCCGCGCACGACGGCGTGCCGCCGTTCAACGACCAGGCGCTCGTCGAGCTCGAGCGCGGCGAGCGCCGCACGATCGGCGACGCCGATGCGCTCGCCGTCATCAGCGACCGTGACCGGGAGGTGGAGCTCGCGGTGGTGCCCGACGCGCGCGGGCAGGGCCGCGGCGGCGACCTCGCGCGCCGGGTCGCGGCCGAGCTCGGTGCCTTCGACGCCTGGTCGCACGGCGACCTGCCCGCGGCGCGGGCGATCGCCGCGTCGCTCGGCATGGAGCGGGTGCGCACGCTGCTGCAGCTGCGCGCGCCGGTGCCGGCAGCGGATGCCGCCGACGATCGCCTGCCCGACGGCGTGCGCACGTTCGAGCCGCCCGACGCATCCGCGCTGCTCGCCCTCAACGCCGCCGCCTTCGCCGACCACCCCGAGCAGGGCCGCATGTCGGCCGACGACCTCGCCGCGCGCATGGCCGAGCCGTGGCACGACGACGCGAACCTCGTGGTCGCCGACGGCGAAGATCCGTCGACGCCCGGCGCCCTCGACGCCTTCGCCTGGGTGAAGCCCGACGGCGACGTCGCCGAGCTCTACGTGCTGGGCGTCTCGCCCGCGCGGCAGGGCGCGGGGCTCGGCCGGCGGATGCTCGCGGCCGCCTTCGTGCGGATGCGCGCGCTCGGCGCGACGACCGCGCACCTCTACGTCGAGGGCGACAACGCGCCCGCGCTCGCGCTCTACGACCGCGCGGGCTTCGACCGCTGGGCGATCGACGTGCGATGGAGGCACGCGCCGTTCACCGATGGTTGA